One part of the Diadema setosum chromosome 6, eeDiaSeto1, whole genome shotgun sequence genome encodes these proteins:
- the LOC140229871 gene encoding uncharacterized protein: MVSSEILLLCLLMIISPSGEGQVSTKPFVTAYLGRSVELPCEISRPPYTVFWYEHLSTGAPDKDPKIVVQNINGEDIATTEPRFEITSDFSLMIHNVTVQDETTYSCRVVWFDDQMTSYTHLRVVALADKLNPIVVANCRRNGTDRCVYYIAPSESTIQLKCQVSGVRPAVNLTWIDALTGEVVPAGQPRRDS, from the exons ATGGTATCTTCGGAGATTTTGTTGCTTTGCCTTCTGATGATTATATCACCGTCTGGAGAAG GTCAAGTCAGCACTAAGCCGTTTGTAACAGCCTATTTGGGTCGATCGGTGGAGCTCCCGTGTGAGATTTCAAGACCACCCTACACAGTTTTCTGGTATGAACACCTTTCGACCGGCGCCCCTGATAAAGATCCTAAAATTGTGGTACAGAATATCAATGGAGAGGACATAGCTACGACAGAACCGAGGTTCGAAATCACCTCCGATTTCTCTCTGATGATACACAACGTGACCGTCCAAGATGAGACAACGTATTCATGTCGTGTGGTGTGGTTTGACGACCAGATGACGAGCTACACTCATCTCAGAGTAGTAG CTCTTGCCGATAAACTCAACCCGATTGTAGTCGCAAACTGCCGGAGAAATGGTACTGACAGATGTGTGTACTACATCGCCCCATCTGAATCAACGATTCAGCTGAAATGCCAAGTGAGCGGCGTACGGCCAGCAGTGAACTTGACATGGATCGACGCCCTCACCGGCGAAGTGGTACCAGCAGGACAACCGAGACGAGACTCGTGA